ATTACCGAACTGGTAATGTCCTCGCGACCAACACGGGTATGGTTCGCAGCAACGGAAGTGTCTTCATAGCCAAAAGATAGGCCCATCAGAATGTTGATGTCGTCATCAAGTTCGAAGAAATCCCTGACAATCTGCGGGTACTGACGCAATGCGCCCTGAGCGCAACTAGCCAGCCCCTCTGCAGTCAGTGCTAGCATTAATGTTTGGGCGTACATTCCCACATCGAGCGCAACGCTGGCACCAAATTTCGCATTCATCCCTATGAACAATACGTGTGGCGCGTCAAAGAACTCAAAATTTCTTAGTGTTGCGGCATCACGAGCGAGCTTGTCTCCTCTTGCAATCCCCATCTCATTATAGAGCGCGATTGCGCAATCAATTTGTCGTTGGCGATAGGGTTCAGGAAACGGTCGTGGGCTTGGATAGTCAGGTTTGGGCGGAGTGCTGGTGGCAGCCTCGATGTAGGCTGCTTTTAGTGCAGCTAAGCTTTCGCCAGAGGCTACGAATACGTGCCAAGGTTGGATATTACAGTTACTAGGCGCTAAATTGGCGAGCTTTAGTACGCGCGTTAACGTGTCGTGGGGGATAGTTTTTGGTAAAAATCCTCGCACGCTACGGCGGCTTTCTACTACTTGCTGGAAATTCATTGGTGGCCTCAAAATTAGCGAACGTTCGATAGTCTACCATAGAAGTCTTGAGCTTAAATTCCCAGCTATTCGATCTCTGATAAGGACGAATTGTGAGCTTCTAGTTTCGAGGCCACATGGTGAGGTAGGCGAGTAGCATAACCCTTGAAATGGGCGAATTGTCTCGTTCTAGATTCAAGAGTTCTACCTACTTAGACCACTTTACGCGCTGCCGAGTAGGTCTTAAGAACACGTAGTATTTCATCTTGAGAATAGGGTTTGTTAATAACGTAATCCATCCCAGCTTCAATACAGTCATTCATTTCGGAGACGCTTGTTAAGCCGGTAGCCCCAATAATTGTAATGGGCTGCTTGATGTTGTTTTCTGCTTCATAGGCACGAATCATACGGGTAGCTTCGAATCCGTTTAGATCAGGCATGATGCAGTCCATAAAAACTACCTTGGTAGGATGGCTAATAATATATTCCACCGCCTCACGCGAATTTTCGTGGTGCTCAGCGGGCCAACCTCCCGCTTCCAGAATTTCAGAGAGAATGAAGCCATGCGTCATATCATCATCTACGCAGATAATTTTGGCTGCTTCAGCATCGCCGTCTTCATTACTATCTGGAAGAACGGAAACTAAGGCACTTACGAAGGACACGGGACTGGTGGGACGAAGGACGACCTGATCAACAAAATCCGTTGTTTCAACTTCGAATTTCTTCGAAGATAAGCTTAAAATTAATTTTGGCTTTAACTTCGCACTCTTCATCCGAGAGCTTAACGTCCTTAAAAAAGACTTTAACTCGATACCTTCAATTGTATCGGTAACTATGACACCTGCTGCCTCGGGGTATTTAGGGACGGTTTGAAATGCCGATGCCGGTGTTGGGAGATAGACAACTTCGCCGCCGGCCTGGCGGATAGTTTGATCAATGATATCGTTTTGCAAGCTGGAGGAGCCACACAGTAAGTAGGTGTTGTCGGCAAGCGGCATAGCTTCTGTTTGCGACGAGGCTGATCGTATAGTAAGCGACAGTGTATAACGAACATCGCCATTGGGATCTTTGGCAATCATATAAGTAGCGGGGACATTTCCGCTGAAAATTAAGTCTGCATAACAATATCCAACCTCTTTATCTTCCCCCCATTCACGTTCGTCTAACTCCTTAATAACACCACTCAAGGAGTCAACGAAATAGAATTTAACACTGAGAATTTGGCGAACAGAGCCCACTTCACGCTGAGAATCAATCAAAATGACTACCTGCTTATTACGATATACATCGATAACCTTTGATAGCTCTAGGTAGATAGTCCAGAGTAACTTGATAGGCGATACTTGGAGAGTATCCGAGACGTATCGACTGACGAAACATTCGAGTTGTTGATAGTTTCGTTCGGATTTCGCTCTAACAAGTGAGAGAACGCGATCAATGACATCTTGAACATTACTTTCAATGTCTGAAGTCGCATCGCCGAAAATACCCAAGAAGTTGTTCGCGAGGTCATCTAGCACAACCGTTGATTGCATCATTTCGTTGGCAAGCACCAATGATTTCCCTTCGATTTCGCCCGTAAGCAGGCGAAGACCGCCGGTAATAGTATTGGTAAGACTTCGGAATTCATAATTAATTGATTTATTGATGTTTCGAAACAGCTCAATTCCTTGTGTAGATTCCGTTAGCGAGCCATGCATGGCGATGTATCGCATAATAATTGCTTGGACCGCAGGATCAAGATCATCTGACTCGACCAAAGACTGAAGACTTTCAACCTGTCCTAGTGACTGGTTGAGCTCCTGAATTTGACTCCAGCGTTCATGATCATCCAGCTTTGCTTCCTGAGTAATTCTACGCTGATAAAATATTGATAGAAGCGTTGCTATGATTGCTGCGAGCGCAAGTAATATTAGCCCTAATGCCAAGGTGTCAACGAGTGATTCGGCGCGACTAAGTAACCGTTGGTCAAGCGCGGCATGAATTTCTCGCATTTCAGCTATCTTGGATATCAAGACTCGCCAACGATCGATATTTGGATTTGCGCGAAACGCTTGGAGAGCAATCACAACTTGTTCTAGTTGCTCCTCATGACGTTTGGTAAACCAGTTATCTTCGTTGCCTGCCCAAGCTTGAATTTGCTCAATACTGGCGCGGAACTCGTTAGCCAAGTAAGCACTTAAGTCATCCTGACATTGCTCGTTGAAGGCTGAGCAGTTATCTGACCTGATTGAAAGGAGTCGGTTTTCAATGCCTGCGAATTCGCCCTCTATAAAACCGAAGTATCTGCGGTCATCAACATGCTGACCAATATTGATGAACGTGAAGACGGTGAAAGTTAGTAGTGTAAAAAGACTAACGACGAGTACAATTAGCGCTGTATTCCGACGCTTCTCAAGCTTACCTTTCATCAAATACTCCTTGAACCAAGTACTTAATGGGCTTGATAAAGTAATCGGCAACCGAGCGGCGGCCAGTAATTATTTCTGCCGTGACTTCCATTGCCGGCAGAACTTTATATTCCGCACCATCCTTGACCACAAAGTCTGTATCCAGGGAAACTCGGGCAGTGAAGTAGGTCTCTTGCTCAGTTTCGGTAGAGTACCGCGAGATACTCGTTACGCGACCATTTAGCCAGCCGTATTGAGCAAAGTCATAAGTGCTTACCTTAATACGGACTGCCTGGCCAATTTCAATATGTCCGATATCGTTTGGCGCCACCTCAATTTCAGCCAAAATCGTTTGGTCGAGCGGCGCAAGTTCCGCAAAGGATTCTCCTGGGGGGAGCACAGCACTCGAGAAATTGAACTTGATGTTATCCACAATCCCGTCGGCGGGACTGTAGATGGTTAGTCGGTCCACTTTGTCCTGGATAGGAGGCAAGGAGGCAAGATTGACGGCGAGTTTTTTCTGAGCGTCGACGAGTTCAGTCATATATTGGGCCAGTCGATCGGCCCGCTCGCGAGTTAACTGTTGTTGCGTAGAGCTAATGGTTAGCTGCTTCTCTAAAATCGCTTCGCGAAGGTTCTCAACTTCTCTCGCCATATTCATATCGTCGATTTGAGCTTGGATGAGTTCTATCAAGGAGCTAACCTGTCGTTTATAAAGCTCCTCTCTAATCTCAACCTTTTGTGTCATTAGACTTCTTTGCAGCTCGGAGCTAGCAAGGCGGTCTTGCATGGATACAAGCAGCGCTTGGTCTTTTTCAATCTGTAGCGTCAGGGAATTATCCTGCGATGAATTCTTTAAGTCCTCTGCCTCCCAAAAGCTCCTGTAGAGCTGAGCGATCTCTGCTGACTCAATACTGGAAAAGTCGGGTTCGGAGCCGTCAATGAGGGCCGTCAACTTCGCGATATCGCCGCGAAGTGCTTCGCTTTCTACGGTGAGCGAGAGCAGTGCACTTTCGCTTTCGATATTGTGAAGCCGAGCCAGCGGCTGACCGCGATGAACGCGCTCGCCTTCCTGAATTAGAATTTCACTGATGATTCCCCCCTCAAGGTGTTGAATCATTTCTACGTCTCTCGGCTCGATCACTTTGCCCGTAGCTGTAATAACCTGATCCATCTCAGCGGTCATTACCCAAATGAAGATGATGAGTCCCATCAGAAGCAGAGCAATTTGGGTACTTATTTTGGTTACACTCCCCCCTCGAGCTTCATCAATACCTGCTTCGATACGACTTTCAGTATCGATTAAAATTTGCTTTAGCGGTTCCATGAACAGAATGTTCCTGCATCATTACAATTTGGTGTTAAGTAGCGTTTCATAATTCTCCAGAACTTTATCAACGGAGCCGAAATATTTTTGTGAACCGTCGTCCGATAAAAGGAGAATAGACTTACAGCTCGAAATTAGCTCACGCTCATTACTAATAAACATAAATGTGGTGTTTTGGTAGTTGTCTTTTAGCCATCGGATTAGTCTCCGCTGGTAAATAATGTCGGTCCCCGAGAGAGCTTCGTCGAAAATTACTAAACCTCCGTCATGGCTGCCCAACGTGACGGCTATCGTCAAGATTTCTTGGATATCAGTGGGCAAGCTAATGGTAAATTCACTACTGAGCAAAGTGTCCACCCCTTGAGGAAAGAATTCTTCGATTCGCATATGTTTGAGGAACCGTCTTAAGTAATTATCATCATAATAGCCCGCAAACATTTGAAAGTTTTCGCGCAGGGATAGTTCGAGAAAATCCATATGTTGGGGCTTGGATCTGATTAGTGTCCGGTAGGTGTAGGCATTAAACTGCTTGATGGACATATCATCGATACAGACCTTGCCTTGGTAATTTTCAATCAGTCTTAAGAAGACTGACATAATGGATGATTTGCCAGACCCTGAAGGGCCCGAAATAGCAAACCAATCATTTGATTTCACCTTGAAGTTGAGTTGTTTCAGAATGAATTCGCTACCTGGAACCTTGAATGTGAGATCCGACACATTGACGTTAGCGTTGATGAAGCAGACAGGTGTCGACTTGTTAAGGTCTACGCGCTCGTCGGTAATTTGCATGAGTGCGTCCACCTGTTCTGATGATTTGGCTACCTGCTTGAGACGATTAATTGAATTGTAAATGCCAACGAACGGCGATAAGCACTTCCAGACTAGAAGAACAATGGCCAGCATCGCGCCGAAGTCAATATCGCCGTTCATCACTAAAGAGCTCGCAAAAATGATGCAGCTAGCGCCGATAACTTGGGTAAGTACGCCACCTATGGTCATAATCTTCATATTGAGAAGGCGGCTAGCTGCGCCCTCAACTTCGCTCTTCTCTAGCGCCGTCACAAAGCGTAGCCGGACAATTCTTTCTAGCGGGAGACCTTGTATGGAATCAAGAGAAGATAGCAATTCGTGCCATTGCGCTTGAAGCTTAGCGGAAGCTTGTGAGCTCTGGGTCGCCGCCAATGAAGAGGTGATTCTGGAAATGATTGCAAACACAATCATACATATGACACCAGCCACCACGAGCAGTGCCGTTGATCCAGCAAGGATGAGGATGGCGATTAAAAATACAATAACGTAGGGCAGATCAAACCAAGACTGAGTTGATTCACTCACCAAGGTGCGGCGAATGTTGTCGATATCACGAATTCGAGCTAGCTGAGCGCTTTCAGAAGCTACGGAGGTTCTTGAGTATGGCAGCCAGAGAAGCTTAGTCACGACTTCATGAGAAATCCTATTGGCAATCTCACCACCCGACTGATCAAAGATCACTGATCGTCGCCGTTTGAAATAGTGTTCGCCTATAACAACAATGAGTGCCCCCATTACAATCCAGAAGAGGTTTTCTTTGGACGCAGCAGGCAGTGCATGCTGATAAACACTCATAATGAAAAAAGGGTTCAATGCTCCCAGCAAGTTAATGACAAAACTAATAAGTAAAATATCCTTGAACTTACTGACGTAGGGAGCAACTAGTGTGCGCATCCATCCTCTGGCACCACTGCCTTGGTTGGATGATTCACGAAAGAGTTGGCTGAATTTCGTGGGATAGATTAACTTGAAGTTTAACTGCCGCAAATCTAGCGTAACTTGAGTATCATTAATGTAGTCATAGCCGCTAGCAATGCCGTCAGTTATATCAATAACAATCAAAGAGTGACCCGAGGCAATCAGCAACCCGGGTCCTTGCCAAGTTAGATTACTTGCCGAAGCGTCGCGATAATCAACGGTTTCGGTTTCGTAGCCTAGCCCTTCTAAACAATGTTGATAAGTCTCAGCATCACTATCGCGACGCTCGAACGCGTCAGCTAAAGTACTTGGGTTACCCTCCCAACGCATCTTTATCAGTGTAAAGATTAACCCTCGGTAGACCGGATGGTGGTAGACGTTTTCAAACGAAACGTGATTAATGTAGGCATCAATCAGGTCGCTCTGGTCAAGGGAAGTGGTCAGAATGGCCATTAGGTATTCACCTTCACTGGAACCGTTTGGAACAGATCTCCTGAAAATGACTGCTTGGAGGCAATCAAAGTAAAAAAGTTACGTCGTTGGTTGGCAAGCACTCGCGCTATACCCTCTATTTCGGCTTGGCTGAAGACTTGATCGACTTCATCTAACAGGAGAATATCCTTCTCACAAAGAGTTGCGCGGATAATTAGCATGAGGTAGTGAGTCTTTTTGCTAAACGGTAAGCGTTGCGTCCGGGAGACTTCCGTGTAAAAGCCTTTGGGTAGATCATCGATGATTGGGCGGATACGAAAAGCTTCTGCTAAGTAGTAACAAAGGTTGTGAAGCTCGGGATTAAAGCAGGTCAGATTATCAATGAGCGTACCGTCGATAAAACTTCCTCCGCGAGTGACGCGAATGATGTGTTCTCGAGAAAAATCAAGGCTAAATTCGTCAATGTTAAGGCCATTCACCTTGCCGAATTCCGGGTGTACTAGTTCAACTTCTTGGGTAAGTAGCTTCTGTGTATAGGTCTTTCCTGAGCCGCTACCACCCGTTATGAAGCCCACCTTGCCGCGCTGGCACTCAACGCCGTGAAGCACCAGGGTATCAACTGCCTCTGAACTATATTTGGCTTCATCTCGAGGGCTGACTAGTGCGAAGATATCATTAATAGACTGAATAATTTTGAGGTTGAGGGACTTGCTTTGGTCGAAGTTAATAAATTGCTGAAGGAAGCTAAAGTATCGGTTAACGAGCATAACAATGGCGGCAAGAACCCCCTGTGATACTACACCGTCAATTACACGGCTTGCAGCAACGACAATTACTACGAAGAGACAGAACTGATTAATCAGACCGATATGTGAGTTGACCAATGTCGATAAGGCTTCATTGCGACTACCTTTTTCTTCACGGCTATCGATAATTGGAGAGAGATACCGCTCTGAACGGTATTCCATGCTCGAAGACTTTACCTTATAGGGCGCTGTGACAACATCGATGATGGCGGTGTTTGCCTTGCCTTCCGTAACAGATTTGTCTACCAGGGTAGTTGAGCGCACCGCTTTATAGCGGTGGGTCCAGAGATAAGAAACCATGGTGCCTACGCAAAGTAGTACCCCTGTAACCGGCTCAATCCCGGTGATGACCAGCAGTACTACTAACCCAGAAGTAATTGTGGCGGCAAGTTTAATATCTTCGGACATTAATGCTTCTTTCGCCTGCTCAATGGCGCGAATGTCTTCGAGATAAACCCCATATTTCTTTCGCTTAAATAGCTTTTTGTCCGCAGCAATGAATGCAACGTAGATTGCCGTGAGTAATTTTCTCCCAGCCTGAGAACCCTGCCTGTTGAGAAATTTAGCCTCAGCTATCTTAAGTACATAGTCGAGGCTAATGGCCACCATAATGATGAGGTAAATTGCAATAAGGGAGTCAGTTGAGTTATTTGGGATAATTTTTTCGAACAGTACCAGAATACTCAACGGCAGTACCAAGCTGAGCAATGTGGAGATAATCGCCACGACATAGATGTAGGTCTTGCCCAT
This DNA window, taken from Umboniibacter marinipuniceus, encodes the following:
- a CDS encoding nitroreductase codes for the protein MNFQQVVESRRSVRGFLPKTIPHDTLTRVLKLANLAPSNCNIQPWHVFVASGESLAALKAAYIEAATSTPPKPDYPSPRPFPEPYRQRQIDCAIALYNEMGIARGDKLARDAATLRNFEFFDAPHVLFIGMNAKFGASVALDVGMYAQTLMLALTAEGLASCAQGALRQYPQIVRDFFELDDDINILMGLSFGYEDTSVAANHTRVGREDITSSVIFRE
- a CDS encoding response regulator, whose protein sequence is MKGKLEKRRNTALIVLVVSLFTLLTFTVFTFINIGQHVDDRRYFGFIEGEFAGIENRLLSIRSDNCSAFNEQCQDDLSAYLANEFRASIEQIQAWAGNEDNWFTKRHEEQLEQVVIALQAFRANPNIDRWRVLISKIAEMREIHAALDQRLLSRAESLVDTLALGLILLALAAIIATLLSIFYQRRITQEAKLDDHERWSQIQELNQSLGQVESLQSLVESDDLDPAVQAIIMRYIAMHGSLTESTQGIELFRNINKSINYEFRSLTNTITGGLRLLTGEIEGKSLVLANEMMQSTVVLDDLANNFLGIFGDATSDIESNVQDVIDRVLSLVRAKSERNYQQLECFVSRYVSDTLQVSPIKLLWTIYLELSKVIDVYRNKQVVILIDSQREVGSVRQILSVKFYFVDSLSGVIKELDEREWGEDKEVGYCYADLIFSGNVPATYMIAKDPNGDVRYTLSLTIRSASSQTEAMPLADNTYLLCGSSSLQNDIIDQTIRQAGGEVVYLPTPASAFQTVPKYPEAAGVIVTDTIEGIELKSFLRTLSSRMKSAKLKPKLILSLSSKKFEVETTDFVDQVVLRPTSPVSFVSALVSVLPDSNEDGDAEAAKIICVDDDMTHGFILSEILEAGGWPAEHHENSREAVEYIISHPTKVVFMDCIMPDLNGFEATRMIRAYEAENNIKQPITIIGATGLTSVSEMNDCIEAGMDYVINKPYSQDEILRVLKTYSAARKVV
- a CDS encoding HlyD family type I secretion periplasmic adaptor subunit, encoding MEPLKQILIDTESRIEAGIDEARGGSVTKISTQIALLLMGLIIFIWVMTAEMDQVITATGKVIEPRDVEMIQHLEGGIISEILIQEGERVHRGQPLARLHNIESESALLSLTVESEALRGDIAKLTALIDGSEPDFSSIESAEIAQLYRSFWEAEDLKNSSQDNSLTLQIEKDQALLVSMQDRLASSELQRSLMTQKVEIREELYKRQVSSLIELIQAQIDDMNMAREVENLREAILEKQLTISSTQQQLTRERADRLAQYMTELVDAQKKLAVNLASLPPIQDKVDRLTIYSPADGIVDNIKFNFSSAVLPPGESFAELAPLDQTILAEIEVAPNDIGHIEIGQAVRIKVSTYDFAQYGWLNGRVTSISRYSTETEQETYFTARVSLDTDFVVKDGAEYKVLPAMEVTAEIITGRRSVADYFIKPIKYLVQGVFDER
- a CDS encoding ABC transporter transmembrane domain-containing protein, which encodes MAILTTSLDQSDLIDAYINHVSFENVYHHPVYRGLIFTLIKMRWEGNPSTLADAFERRDSDAETYQHCLEGLGYETETVDYRDASASNLTWQGPGLLIASGHSLIVIDITDGIASGYDYINDTQVTLDLRQLNFKLIYPTKFSQLFRESSNQGSGARGWMRTLVAPYVSKFKDILLISFVINLLGALNPFFIMSVYQHALPAASKENLFWIVMGALIVVIGEHYFKRRRSVIFDQSGGEIANRISHEVVTKLLWLPYSRTSVASESAQLARIRDIDNIRRTLVSESTQSWFDLPYVIVFLIAILILAGSTALLVVAGVICMIVFAIISRITSSLAATQSSQASAKLQAQWHELLSSLDSIQGLPLERIVRLRFVTALEKSEVEGAASRLLNMKIMTIGGVLTQVIGASCIIFASSLVMNGDIDFGAMLAIVLLVWKCLSPFVGIYNSINRLKQVAKSSEQVDALMQITDERVDLNKSTPVCFINANVNVSDLTFKVPGSEFILKQLNFKVKSNDWFAISGPSGSGKSSIMSVFLRLIENYQGKVCIDDMSIKQFNAYTYRTLIRSKPQHMDFLELSLRENFQMFAGYYDDNYLRRFLKHMRIEEFFPQGVDTLLSSEFTISLPTDIQEILTIAVTLGSHDGGLVIFDEALSGTDIIYQRRLIRWLKDNYQNTTFMFISNERELISSCKSILLLSDDGSQKYFGSVDKVLENYETLLNTKL
- a CDS encoding ABC transporter transmembrane domain-containing protein produces the protein MKSKHDALVHTQLTRMGKTYIYVVAIISTLLSLVLPLSILVLFEKIIPNNSTDSLIAIYLIIMVAISLDYVLKIAEAKFLNRQGSQAGRKLLTAIYVAFIAADKKLFKRKKYGVYLEDIRAIEQAKEALMSEDIKLAATITSGLVVLLVITGIEPVTGVLLCVGTMVSYLWTHRYKAVRSTTLVDKSVTEGKANTAIIDVVTAPYKVKSSSMEYRSERYLSPIIDSREEKGSRNEALSTLVNSHIGLINQFCLFVVIVVAASRVIDGVVSQGVLAAIVMLVNRYFSFLQQFINFDQSKSLNLKIIQSINDIFALVSPRDEAKYSSEAVDTLVLHGVECQRGKVGFITGGSGSGKTYTQKLLTQEVELVHPEFGKVNGLNIDEFSLDFSREHIIRVTRGGSFIDGTLIDNLTCFNPELHNLCYYLAEAFRIRPIIDDLPKGFYTEVSRTQRLPFSKKTHYLMLIIRATLCEKDILLLDEVDQVFSQAEIEGIARVLANQRRNFFTLIASKQSFSGDLFQTVPVKVNT